In Balneolales bacterium ANBcel1, one genomic interval encodes:
- a CDS encoding ABC transporter permease: MLSTEKLLLIIQREYLVRLKSKVFIVTTILAPVFMILLLVIPSLVHVLTSDTERRFQVYDETGVIAQRMIATDSVFYQPANASTEELRQRLQVGSIEGYILIPHEVLDGRGQPAFYHDGSAGMTTTSRIRSDIREFVRQERLDRLEASDEIRAVLSERISVNNYTITETGEEAADTGASAAIGFIMGFIIYGAMLGYGTVIMRSVMEEKSSRVVEVIASSVRPFELLLGKVTGVALLGLTQFLIWAFSGALLMMAAGPVLALFTGADAATAEAAGEAAAFTLPTISPMVWVGFVLFFLLGYLVYSALFAAVGSAIEQESDSQQLQIPIIMLIVVPLIFLMTVSENPNSTLAIALSMFPFFAPILMPVRMAVVSVPLWQFAGTMAIMILTFLVLIWMSSRIYRIGILMYGKKASFRELVKWVRQA, encoded by the coding sequence ATGCTTTCAACAGAAAAACTGCTGCTAATTATTCAAAGGGAATACCTGGTCAGGCTGAAAAGCAAGGTTTTCATTGTCACCACCATCCTGGCACCCGTGTTTATGATTTTACTACTGGTGATTCCCAGCCTGGTTCATGTACTGACAAGCGACACAGAACGCCGCTTCCAGGTATATGACGAAACCGGGGTCATCGCACAACGGATGATCGCTACCGATTCGGTGTTTTACCAACCGGCCAATGCATCTACGGAAGAGTTGAGACAAAGACTCCAGGTCGGATCCATCGAGGGATACATCCTAATTCCACACGAAGTCCTGGATGGCCGGGGCCAGCCCGCTTTCTACCACGATGGCAGCGCCGGAATGACAACCACATCACGAATTCGCTCCGATATTCGTGAGTTTGTGCGGCAGGAGCGGCTTGACCGTCTGGAGGCGTCGGATGAAATTCGCGCAGTGCTGAGTGAGCGTATCTCCGTAAACAACTACACCATAACCGAAACGGGCGAAGAAGCCGCAGACACCGGTGCATCGGCGGCTATTGGCTTTATCATGGGGTTCATCATATACGGAGCGATGCTCGGGTATGGTACCGTCATCATGCGAAGCGTTATGGAAGAGAAGTCCTCGCGTGTTGTAGAGGTTATTGCTTCATCGGTTCGTCCCTTCGAGTTGTTGCTTGGAAAAGTGACCGGTGTTGCGCTTCTGGGCCTCACACAGTTTCTAATCTGGGCATTTTCCGGGGCATTGTTGATGATGGCGGCCGGACCGGTATTGGCCTTGTTTACCGGGGCTGATGCCGCTACCGCCGAAGCCGCCGGTGAAGCTGCCGCCTTTACCCTGCCCACAATCTCGCCGATGGTCTGGGTCGGTTTCGTGCTGTTCTTTTTGCTCGGTTATCTGGTGTACAGCGCCCTGTTTGCAGCGGTAGGCTCGGCCATTGAGCAGGAATCCGACAGCCAGCAGCTTCAGATCCCCATCATAATGCTGATTGTCGTGCCGCTTATATTTCTGATGACCGTCTCGGAGAACCCCAATTCCACTCTGGCCATAGCACTCTCCATGTTTCCATTTTTCGCACCCATCCTGATGCCGGTTCGTATGGCCGTGGTCTCGGTGCCTTTATGGCAGTTTGCCGGAACCATGGCTATCATGATCCTGACATTTCTGGTACTTATCTGGATGAGTTCCCGTATCTACCGCATCGGTATTCTCATGTACGGAAAGAAGGCGTCGTTCAGGGAACTGGTCAAGTGGGTCAGGCAGGCGTGA
- a CDS encoding inositol monophosphatase family protein, whose protein sequence is MNLTTKQQLLQFAIYLARTAGKLTLSRFRKGVDVDRKDDDSPVTVADREAEEWMRKQIGNTYPDHGIIGEEYGNEGESKSVKWILDPIDGTLSFIHGVPLYTTLIGITVDGEPEAGVIYAPATDELCEAGIGLGARYNGTDCRVRETHSLSEATLLSTDMTTIIQENLMEPFTKLLSTCRLHRTWGDAYGHMMVATGRADIMFDPLLNIWDAAPLLPILQEAGGHFLDFSGKASIESGHGFSAGETLAGKVLAVMQSRGA, encoded by the coding sequence ATGAATCTAACTACGAAACAGCAATTATTACAATTTGCAATATACCTCGCACGAACTGCTGGGAAATTGACCCTTTCCCGATTCCGAAAAGGCGTGGATGTCGACCGAAAAGATGACGATTCGCCTGTTACCGTTGCCGACAGAGAGGCAGAAGAGTGGATGCGGAAGCAAATCGGGAACACCTACCCGGATCACGGCATCATCGGTGAAGAGTACGGCAACGAGGGAGAGAGCAAATCCGTGAAATGGATTCTGGACCCTATCGACGGCACACTCTCTTTTATTCACGGCGTACCGCTTTACACCACCCTGATCGGTATAACCGTTGATGGTGAACCGGAGGCGGGTGTTATTTACGCGCCCGCAACTGACGAATTGTGTGAAGCCGGAATCGGACTTGGTGCTCGCTACAACGGTACCGATTGCCGCGTCAGGGAGACCCATTCACTCAGCGAAGCAACACTGCTCTCCACGGATATGACGACGATTATCCAGGAAAACCTGATGGAGCCGTTTACAAAACTGCTGTCCACCTGCCGATTGCACCGGACCTGGGGCGATGCCTACGGCCACATGATGGTTGCAACAGGCCGGGCAGATATCATGTTCGACCCGCTGCTGAATATCTGGGATGCGGCCCCGTTGCTGCCGATTCTCCAGGAAGCCGGCGGACATTTCCTTGATTTTTCCGGCAAAGCTTCCATTGAAAGCGGACACGGGTTCTCAGCCGGCGAAACGCTTGCCGGCAAGGTCCTGGCCGTTATGCAGAGCCGCGGCGCGTAA
- a CDS encoding ATP-binding cassette domain-containing protein, which translates to MNDTVVAFENVVKKFGDQRAVDDVSFTVNEGRIFGLLGPNGAGKTTSIRMLTHILVPDSGVIRVYGEQAGPGTQHKLGYLPEERGLYKKMKVGEQLVYLCRLRGLSRHDAREKIRFWLDRFGASDWTGKEIGELSKGMQQKIQFVATIAHDPQCLIFDEPFSGLDPINSEMLKEVILELRAAGKTIFFATHRMEQVEQLCDDIALFNNGKLVLNGELSQIKASYGKNSIRLKFHGDHTFLDRLENVRINNRSVHYAEIRLLDGADDQAILREAQKHARVEGFELIEPGLQEIFIDTVTG; encoded by the coding sequence ATGAATGATACCGTTGTAGCGTTTGAGAATGTAGTAAAAAAGTTCGGAGATCAACGTGCTGTTGATGATGTATCCTTTACCGTAAACGAAGGGCGAATCTTTGGTTTACTGGGGCCCAACGGTGCGGGTAAAACCACCAGCATCCGAATGCTGACCCATATACTGGTTCCCGATTCGGGTGTGATCCGGGTATACGGGGAGCAGGCCGGCCCCGGAACCCAGCATAAACTCGGCTATCTTCCGGAGGAACGGGGGCTTTACAAAAAGATGAAGGTAGGCGAGCAACTTGTCTATCTTTGCCGGCTAAGAGGACTCTCCCGCCATGACGCCAGGGAGAAAATCCGGTTCTGGCTGGACCGATTTGGCGCTTCCGACTGGACAGGAAAGGAGATCGGTGAACTCTCGAAAGGCATGCAGCAGAAAATCCAGTTTGTCGCCACCATCGCCCACGATCCGCAATGTCTGATATTTGACGAGCCTTTCAGCGGACTGGATCCCATCAACAGTGAAATGCTGAAAGAGGTGATCCTCGAGCTCAGGGCGGCAGGAAAGACCATCTTCTTTGCCACACACCGCATGGAGCAGGTTGAACAACTGTGCGACGATATCGCCCTGTTCAACAACGGGAAGCTGGTACTCAACGGAGAACTGTCGCAGATCAAGGCTTCCTATGGCAAAAACAGCATCCGGCTCAAATTTCATGGCGACCACACATTTCTGGACCGCCTGGAAAATGTCCGCATCAACAACCGCTCCGTGCATTATGCCGAGATCCGCTTGCTTGATGGCGCCGACGACCAGGCCATACTGCGGGAAGCCCAGAAACATGCCCGTGTTGAAGGGTTTGAGCTGATTGAACCCGGCCTGCAGGAAATTTTCATCGATACCGTCACCGGATAA
- a CDS encoding glycogen synthase — protein sequence MQVIQVSFECYPVAKAGGLGDVVGALPKYLQQFDVDSWVVMPHFDIPWVRNHQLKQVHDGITRMGDERFHYRIMREEGGILGFPLFLVDIPGKLDRPGIYIDPNSDFPYWDEYERFLSFQIATLDWMKSFSKKPDIIHCHDHHTALIPFLMTSSPVFHEFASIPSILTIHNGHYQGWYDSGKSSLLPTIDPQREGYLYWNGQMNALSAGVRTAWQITTVSQSYLEELQLSSKGLESLLANERGKSRGIINGIDSDIWNPATDPLIIENYDAKNVLQGKKKNKEWLCHQFELDADLPLFVFIGRLVDEKGADLLPDLIIRFLETGLKASFLILGTGDPFLHTRFEELKNRYPGFCDVSLTYNEELAHRMYAGSDFLLMPSRVEPCGLNQMYALRYGSIPVVRSIGGLKDSVIDFSEPDGYGILFENFNLDDSFEALKRAMTVHADEGLKSKLQNRALSKDFSWHNSAQQYHEMYQSLITE from the coding sequence ATGCAGGTAATACAGGTCAGTTTTGAATGCTATCCGGTCGCCAAAGCCGGCGGTCTTGGCGATGTTGTCGGAGCTCTTCCCAAATACCTGCAGCAATTTGATGTCGACTCGTGGGTGGTCATGCCCCATTTCGACATTCCCTGGGTTCGCAACCATCAACTCAAGCAGGTCCACGACGGTATCACGCGAATGGGTGATGAGCGATTCCACTACCGGATCATGAGAGAGGAGGGGGGCATTCTTGGATTCCCTCTGTTTCTTGTGGATATCCCCGGGAAACTGGACCGGCCGGGCATCTATATCGATCCCAACAGCGATTTTCCTTACTGGGATGAATATGAACGATTCCTGTCCTTTCAGATTGCCACTTTGGATTGGATGAAGTCCTTCAGCAAAAAACCGGATATCATCCATTGCCACGATCATCATACCGCACTGATTCCTTTTTTGATGACCAGTTCGCCCGTTTTTCATGAATTTGCATCCATTCCATCCATTTTGACGATTCATAACGGACATTACCAGGGGTGGTACGATTCAGGAAAGAGCTCACTTCTGCCGACTATCGACCCCCAACGGGAAGGCTACCTGTACTGGAACGGCCAGATGAACGCATTGTCGGCCGGAGTACGCACCGCCTGGCAGATCACCACGGTATCGCAATCCTATCTCGAAGAGCTGCAACTCTCCAGTAAAGGGCTGGAATCGCTGCTTGCCAATGAAAGGGGCAAGTCAAGAGGCATCATCAACGGCATCGACAGCGATATCTGGAATCCGGCCACAGATCCGCTGATCATAGAGAATTACGATGCCAAAAACGTGCTGCAGGGCAAAAAGAAAAACAAGGAATGGTTGTGCCACCAGTTTGAACTGGATGCCGATCTTCCGCTGTTTGTTTTTATAGGTAGACTGGTTGATGAGAAGGGGGCCGACTTGCTGCCCGACCTCATCATTCGTTTTCTGGAAACCGGCCTGAAGGCAAGTTTTTTGATTTTGGGTACGGGAGATCCTTTTTTACATACCAGATTTGAGGAACTGAAAAACAGATACCCCGGTTTTTGTGACGTATCACTGACCTATAATGAAGAACTGGCGCACCGTATGTATGCCGGAAGTGATTTTCTGCTTATGCCGTCGAGGGTGGAACCGTGCGGCTTGAACCAGATGTATGCCCTCAGGTACGGCTCCATACCCGTTGTTCGAAGTATCGGCGGACTAAAAGATTCCGTTATCGATTTTTCCGAACCGGACGGCTACGGTATTCTGTTTGAAAACTTCAATCTGGATGATTCATTTGAAGCATTGAAACGGGCCATGACGGTCCATGCCGACGAGGGTCTCAAGTCAAAGTTGCAAAACCGGGCTCTTTCCAAGGATTTCTCATGGCATAATTCGGCGCAGCAATATCACGAAATGTATCAATCACTAATCACGGAGTGA